Below is a window of Lacibacter sp. H407 DNA.
CCAACAAGATCAATTTATACAACCGCTTCGCAAAAAGGCGGTACGTACAACTTACCCAACCTCAAAAGCGGTGGTCCTTATACACTCATTTTTTCCTATATCGGTTTTGCGGGTGATACACTTACAGATATTCAATTAAGTTTAGGCAACACCGAAACTATCAACACTGTGTTGCAACCACTTGCTACAACATTAGACGATATTATTATCAGAAGTAATAAAAAAATCATTCGCAGAACCGGTGCCGGCACTTCTATTTCAAAAAGCCAGATTGAAAATTTTCCTACCATCAGCAGAAGCCTGCAGGATTTTACACGGTTAAGTCCGCAGGCAAATGGTAACAGTTTAAGCGGCACCAATTACCGATACAATAATTTAAGTATTGATGGCGCTGCATTGAACGATGCTTTTGGTTTTACTGAACCTGCAAGCGGTGCAGGTGGATCATTGGCATCGGGCACGCCGGGTGGTTTAGCAAAAACACAACCGATCAGTTTAGAAGCCATACAGGAAGTACAGGTAGAAGTATCGCCTTACACCGTTACATTGGGGAATTTTACAGGCGGCAGTATCAACGCTGTTACAAGAAGTGGTACGAATCAATTTTCAGGTTCTACATTTTTCTCCGGAAGAAATCAATGGTTAACGGGACCTACTGCAGATGCAAAACGTCAACGCATTGAAAACTTTTCTGATTATCAAACCGGCTTTCGTTTAGGCGGCCCCATTGTGAAGAATAAACTTTTCTATTTTACAGCTATTGAAATTGCCAGAAGAAACGAACCTGTTGCATTTGCACCAGGCAGCGATGGATCAGCGATACCGTTTGCACTTGCAAAAGCATTGTACGATACGGTTCTATCCCGTTACAATTATGATCTTGGCTCTTATGAAGATGTCACCTTAAAGATCAACAGCGATAAATTTTTTATGAAGCTGGATTGGAATGTGAACAGTGTACATAAGCTGAGCATCCGGCATAATTATGTACAGGCATTTGCAGATAACAATGAACGTTCAGCCAATATTCTCAACTTCGGCAGCCAGGGCTTTCGGCACAACAGTAAAACGCATAGTGCCGTGTTTGAAGCAAAATCAAATTTCTCCGACCGTTTGTCCAATAACCTGATCATCGGATTTACAAATACAAAAGATGAGCGCCAAATCAAAGGAGATCTGTTCCCACATATTGAAATTACTTACAACACTGCCAACACTATTTACCTGGGTGCTTACCGTGAAGCAGCGGTATATGGATTGAATTTAAAAACACTTGAACTTACGGATAACCTTACGTTCTACCGAAGAAAACAAACGATCACCATTGGCACGCACAATGAATTTTACAATATCGACTATCGCTTTCTTACAGCTTTTAACGGAAGATGGGCTTACAGAAGTGTAGATGATTTTTATGCCGATAAGCCAAGCCGCATACGTGGCGTGTACAACTTGCAGAATAACGATTATGAATTCAACCGCAACAATCCATCAGCCAGTTTTCGTGTGTTTTTATTGAGTCAATACATACAGGATGAAATTGCGGTAACAAAAAACTTACGTGTAACAGCAGGCATCCGTTTTGATTTTACAGCTTACCCCGACAGGCCTAATGTAAATCCCGATGTAACAAAAACAAAAGGATTCGAAAACTTTTCAAACAGTAACAACCCATATCCGCAAATTGCACCAAGAATCGGTTTCAACTGGAATATTAATGGAACGCAACAACTTGTTGTAAGAGGTGGAAGCGGCATCTTCAATGGTCGTATGCCATTTGCATGGCTTGCCTATCCGTATTACAACAGTGGTACAACATATGGCAATGTAGATTTTCGTCCAACAACAAATGTTCCGTTGATCAACGATGTATCACAGATCGCTGCCACGTATCAGCCCGGCATACGGGAGATCAATTTGCTTGATAACAATTACAAACTGCCACAGGTATTCCGTAACAGTTTAGGGATTGATTTCAAAACTGAAAATGGATGGTCAATATCTGCTGAAGCTGTTTATACAAAAACATTGAATGATGTTTTGTATAAAACCATCAATCTCAAAGACAGCACCGCCAGCTTAACCGGAGCAGGTGATAACAGAACGGTGTATCTTGGAAATGGAAATGCACAAAAGCTGAATCCTTCATTCACCAATGTATTCCTGCTCACCAATACCAACCAAGGTTACCGCTATCAACTTTCTGTTACAGCTGGAAAGCGCATCAAAGCATTTCAATTTTTTACTGCTTACACTTATGGCGTATCAAAAGATGTTTCCAATGGTGTGCGTGTTTCACCACAAGCGAATTGGGAATTCAATCAAACGATTTTACCGAATGCCCCGCAGTTATCTTATTCTAACTTCGATCTGCGTCATCGAAGCATCAGCAATCTTCAATACAATCAAAAATGGAAACACAGCAGTGTAAATGTGATCTTTGTTTACACGCTGCAATCCGGCAGTCCGTTTACCTATACCTATATTGGCGACATAAACCGTGATGGTTCGCCCAATAACGATCTGATCTATATTCCACGCAATCAAATTGAAAGTAACCTGGTTGATATAAAAGATGCAGCCGGAACTATTGTAACAACTGCTGCTGCACAATGGGAACAGTTGAATAACTATATCGAACGTGATCGCTATCTCAGGAAACGAAGAGGCCAGTATGCAGAGCGAAATGGAGCCCGCACTCCCTGGAATCAGCAACTTGATATGAAGGTTACGTATTCGATACAATTAGGTTCCGAAGAACAAAAGCATACACTTGGCTTTTCACTGGATGTATTTAATCTTTCCAATCTTATTTCGAGAAACTGGGGACGGCAATATTATGTGCCCAATATTTTAAACAGCAGTTACCAATTACTCACTGTTGCAAGAGTGAACAGTTCATTACAACCGGAATTAAATTTTTCGAATCCGCAAACAACAGCCTGGCAATACGATGCACTGATCTCCAGAGCGCAGGGGTTATTCAGTATTCGTTACAGCTTTTAAATCCACCACATGACGATCCTCTTATTTCTTGCTGTGCTTTTACTTACATACGCCAATGGTGCGAATGATAATTTTAAAGGAACTGCTACTTTATGGGGAAGTGGTACGTTGAATTACAAGCAAGCACTGTTACTTGCCACACTATTTACATTTGCCGGATCGATCTGTTCCTATTTCCTGGCAAACGGTTTGGTAAAAAATTTTTCGGGTAAAGGTTTGGTGCCCGATGAAATATTACAAACGAAAGAATTTGTATTAGCCGTTGCAGGCGGCACCGGCATTACTATTTTACTGGCAACGTTTTTAGGTTTTCCTGTTTCAACCACACATGGGTTAGTAGGTGCATTGGTTGGTGCAGGTATTGTAGCAGCAGGCAGCAAGGTTGATCTGAGTGTATTGGGCAAAACATTTTTTCTTCCCTTACTATTCAGTCCGTTGATCGCCATTCTTATAACAGGCATTCTGCATAAAATCATTTCCACAACAAAGAAAACCGACTATACTGTTGCTGGATTATCCATAACAGGCAACGGATCGTTTCTTAACCCGCTTCACTATGTCAGCGCAGGCGTTGTAAGTTTTGCAAGAGGGTTGAACGATACACCTAAACTCATTTCACTGCTATTACTTTCAACATATTTCAGTATGCCCATCAACTTTTTACTACTTGCAGTTGTAATGGCAATCGGAGGATTGATCAATGCACGCAAAATTGCTGAGACCATGAGTAAAAAAATTACAAGGCTTTCACCCCAACAGGGATTATTGGCGAATATGGTTACCGGCACAATGGTGATCATGGCCAGTAAGTTTGGGTTACCCGTTTCTACCACACATGTATCTGTTGGTAGTATTTATGGCATTGGTCTTTCTGCAAAAACTGCCGATAACAAAGAAATAGCGAAGATCGGATTATCATGGCTACTCACATTGCCAATTGCAGCCATCATCAGTGCAACCATTTATTTTATTATATCGTATATCAACTAAACTCACCATCAAATAAAAAAGACAATGAGCACTACTTATCTCGAAACAACAAAAAATGTTTACAAAGAAGCCGCTGAAAACCCGCAAGTTGGTTTGTGCTGCACCACTACACCCATTTGGCAATTGCCAGGATTAGATATTCCGGTGCGTATGCAACAGATGAATTACGGATGTGGCAGTACCGTTCATCCAAGAGATCTCGTAAAGAATCCACGAATACTGTATGTTGGCGTTGGCGGAGGAATGGAGTTGTTGCAGTTTGCCTATTTCAGTCGCCAGTTGAACGGTGTTATTGGTGTTGATGTAGTGGATGAAATGTTGCAGGCGAGCCGTGATAATTTTGTGGAGGCTGAACGTTTGAATCCGTGGTTCCGTTCAGAGTTTGTAGATCTGCGTAAAGGTGATGCATTGAATTTGCCGGTTGAAGACAACAGTATTGATGTGGCTGCACAAAATTGCCTCTTCAATATTTTTAAACAGGAAGAATTGAAACTGGCATTAGAAGAAATGTATCGTGTGTTGAAACCAAGAGGCCGTTTGGTGATGAGTGATCCAACCTGTGAGCAGGATATACCGGAGAACCTCCGTGAAGATGAACGTTTGCGTGCTTTGTGTTTGAGTGGTTCTTTACCATTGTGGGATTATGTGAAGATGATCACTGATGCTGGATTTGGTACTGTTGAAATAAGAGCGAAGCGTCCGTATCGTATTCTTGATCCAAAGAATTATGATACCAATGAATTGCTCTTTATTGAAAGTGTGGAAGTGTGTGCCATTAAAGATCCGATGCCTGCTGATGGACCTTGTGTGTTTACCGGTAAAACAGCAATTTATTTTGGAAATGAAGAATGCTTTGATGATGACAATGGACATGTCTTGTTGCCCAACCAGCCGTTGGCGGTGTGCGATAAAACTGCGGCAGCATTGGCTTCATTAAACCGTGAAGATATTTATATTTCAGGATCTACCTGGTTTTACGACGGTGGTGGATGCTGCTAATGCGAAAACTTACATGACGAAAAAAGCGATTATTGTATTTGTAAAAAATCCCGAACCGGGAAAAGTAAAAACAAGATTAGCAAAGGATATCGGCGATGCTGCAGCGGTTGACGTTTACCGTCAGTTGCTGCGGCATACGCATGATGTACTGGTACCAGTTTCTGCAGGTAAATTTATTTTCTATGCAGATGAGATCAACCGTCTAGATCTGTGGGAAACAAATTCGTTTTACAAACAACTGCAGCATGGAAATGATTTGGGCGAACGGATGCAACACGCTTTTTCATTTTTGTTTGAACTAGGCTATGAGCGTGTGCTCATTATTGGCAGCGATTGTCCACAACTTTCCACCGTACATCTGAACCATGCATTTGAATTGTTAGAAACACATGATGTTTGTATTGGCCCTGTTGATGATGGTGGTTATTATTTACTCGGCTTGCGTGCTGTTCATCTGCCTTTCTTCAGTAACAAAGCATGGAGTACCGACAGTGTTTACAGCAGCACCATCAACGATGCAACAGAAGCAGGATTAACGGTTGCTGTAACCGAACAGTTAAGAGATGTAGATACGCTTACTGATTGGGAAGAGTTGAAAGAATTGCTTGATTATCAGAAAGCTTCGCCAATAGTAAAATAAAAAGCGGTTGAATTTTTCCCGAAACCTGCATCTAAACGCAGGTTTATTTTTTCGGCAGGGTTTAATGCAAATCGAAGTCCGGCACCGTACGTTGTACGAATCTTTTCAGCCATATTTTTCAGTTGATCATTTACTGCACCTGCATTGGCGAACACCGTTCCCCCAAATCGTTTGTAGATCTTAAAACGATATTCTGTTCCAGCTGCCAGGAGATTTTTATCCCGGTAGCGCCCTTCATAAAACCCACGCATTTTTTTATTACCACCCAGCAATGCCAGTTGACTGAACGGTACATTTCCATCAACCATATCTGCAAACAGATTAAAGGCCCACACATTTTTTCGTTTGGTTGAAAGATATGTAGATGCATCAAGTGTATATCGGTTGTATTGATAATTGCTGCCTGTTGCATTGCCATAAAACTGTGCACCTGCATCAACAAACACCCCTGAGCCGGCATAGAAAATATTATCACGGGTATCGTAATTCAATGCGGGGCCAATACCTGAAATAAAGCTTCGTGTACTTCCTTCGATTGTACCAGATGAAAGTTGCTTGCCCGGTTCTGTTTCCACCACACGATAATCTTCCAACCAATAACGTAAGCCTGCATATAGCTTTGGATTGATCTTACGCAACACATTCAATCGCACTCTTGGATAGTTTACTTTGTATAATTCTTTGTAATCAGCTGGCTGATCATTTCCAATGCCGAAAAAATAATAAGAGTATTTATAATAACCTATTTCGCCATAAGCAGTGAACTTGCTTCCAGGTGTGTAAATACGAAACGGTGCATACAATAACAGTTGTTTATTAAATGTGTAAGCAGCCCCAAACTGCACTTGAGAAGGATAACGTTGTGCCGTATCTTTTTTATTCCGGAATGTATAGGCTGCAAATCCACCAACAGCCACACTTGTTTCAGGTGAATAGAACACAACAGGAAACGCCGTTAAACGACGAGGTTTATTTTTTCTGCTGCTGTCTTGCGAAAAAACATTTGCTGTAAAGAAGAAGACGATGACTGCAGAAAAAATAAACCTCATAATTGTGTTGCGCCTGCTACACTTTTACCCTCGAGAAACTGAGACTTTTTACCATCCAGTTGGGTAACGGTTTTTCAGGCTTCCTGTTTTTTAAGTTTAAATACCATCCTATTTTTTTCAGGATCGGCACACGATGTGTTTCCACATATTCGATCCATGTACCATCCGGATCTTCATTGTATGAAAAGTGACCGGCTGCTTCGCCCATATCAAAACTGTTGGCACTGTCAACAGTGAATGGAAAACCATTTTCATTGCAGATGCGTTCATGTTCTTCGTAACCATTAATATCAAAGCACACATGAATATATCCCTGATCGCCCCATAAACGATTTTCAAAAATTTGTTTTGGTGTGCGGTCTGTTACTTCAATCAACTCAACATAGGTTGGGCCGAGTAATTTTGAAAATGCGCCTTCCTGTTTACGTGTATGTCCGAGCATCACACGTTTGAAATTGTGTTGCCCGCCGGGTATGTTGCTGAACTCGTCGTAATGTCCTTCATCCAAAAACAATTGCTTATCGTAACCCAATACTTTTTCATAAAACGGAATTGCTTTCGCTATTGAAATAACGCCGATGGTTACGCCACAAACACCACCTGTATGTCGTCCTGTATCGCTGAACCAGTTCTCATCCGCCATTACTTCAAAGATGTTGCCGTATGGATCTTTCAGAAAGAATGATTCAATGCCACCCGGATTTTCTTTTGGTGCACTCAACAGATTTAAACCTGCTTTCTGATATTCAGCATAGGCAGCCTTTACATTTTTACATTTGATCTTGATCACGAAAATGCCTGTGTCGCCCAACTGCACTTCAAATGCTGCCGGTTGCGATTTACGGCTGCGGTATTCCCAAATTTCGAAACCGCCTCCACCCTGCATATTCAATGCAAGAATTGCATAACGCTCATGTCCTTCGCCACCGGTATAACGCTTCATCAACTCTGCACGGGCAGCATCTTTAAACACCACCACATCGGTGCCGAAATGTTTGTTATACCAGATAAATGCTTCATCCGCATTTGTTACACCGATTCCTACCTGCTGAATACCACTGATGATCCGTTTCATTGAACTTATTTTTATTTACGAAAGCGTGAAGATATTAGTTTTTTGTATTTACCAATTCAGTAAGCGTTTGTAGGCAACAGCCATCTCTTCCTGCGAGGCTCCCTTTCGATACATGGCTATGATTTTGCGATGGGCCGTTTGCACTTTCCACCAACTGTTCTTATCGTATTTGCGGGCTGAGATCAGCGCAGATTTACGGAGAATTTTATAGCGCCCCTGTTGCCTCGCCCGTTTTACAAACTCATAATCTTCCATAACCCGCATATCATTTCGATAACCACCAGTAGACTGGAATAGTTCTTTTGTAATAAACAAGGTCTGGTCACCGCCATAACAAATAAACCAATCGAACCGGGTAAACCATGCGTTGATTGATAAAAACCATTTGTTGCTGTTGAATTTTGTTCGGTAACGCCCGAGTGCAAATCCATCCCGGATTGCCTGTTGAATATCGGCTGCAAAACTTTGCGGAGGAAACACATCAGCATGTACAAAATAAAAGACTGAACCACTTGCTCTTGATGCACCATAGTTTAACTGGGCACCTCTGCCCTTTTGTGGCGATACAACAACCGTTGCTCCTGCTTTCGCTGCTTCGTCTTTTGTTGCATCGGTACTGGCAGCATCACATACAATGATTTCCTCCAGCAAAGAGCCGCCATGCTGCTTCAGGTAAGTTACCAGCGCTGCAATGGTTTGTTCTTCGTTGTAAACAGGAATGATAACTGAGATCATGCAAACAAAATTGGGGATGAAGATAGGCAAGGCGCAGAAAAAAACCGCAGTGATTTGCTGCGGTTTTTGATTCTTTAGTCGAGTTGTAATTTCTTTTCCTTTGGGTATTTTACGTTGTACTTCATTTCCATTTTCTTCAATTGCTTTGGATCAATGGTATAAGTCCAAGTGATGATCTTTGTCTCGTCATTTAACTTTCCTCCATCATATTTCAGATCACCCACTTCAATTTCTTTGATTGTTGAAATAGGGAACTGATCTTCCACAATAATATTCACCGGCACATTCTTGTTATTGCGAACAGTTATTTCATAATGCTTGGTATCGGTACGATTGCTACCGAGGAATTTCTTGTTGCTGAATTCTTTCAACAACGTTCGTTTAACGGTGATACCCTTATCAACTCCCAATGAAAGTGATAACGTATCAGAATCGGTTGACAGATCGAGGTAGGATTTACCAAGGAATGTTCCTTCAAAAAACAAATTGGTTTCGCCGGGAATTAAATTAAGATCCTGCCAATTAATAAGCTTGGCTGTGAGGTATGCAGCTTCATCCAGTTTTGGTGCAGCGTAGTATTCATAATATGCTTCAATACTTTTATCATTGATGCTCATCGTATTTACTTTGCCATCGTTATTCACCGTTGCGATTTCCTGTATTTCGTATTGTGTAGTGATGGGTTGAAAAGTAGTAATAACCTGCAAAGGGGTTGATTTGTTTTCCATTTTCAATGATGTTTTTCCTCTTACTTGTATACCCGGAACTGCCCCAGCCAAATCATTTGAAGTTCCATAGCCAACCACAACTACTTCCTGCAGATTATTATTCATAGGTTTCATAGCCACACTAACAAAACTTCTTCCTGCTGCAAATTCATAAGCTTCATACCCAACTGATGATACAACTAATGATTGTGTATTTCCATTTGCTTTGATGCGGTAAAATCCATTCGCATCCGTTGTGGTGTTTTGTGTTGTTCCTTTCACTGTTACGATTGCACCCGGGACTGGTATTCCTTTATCATCCGTTACTCTTCCCATTAACATTTGATCGCTGCCGCTGATGGTCCATTGCTTCATATAATTACTCATCTGTGCATCTACATAAGATATAAACCATGGATTGATCAATGGTTTTGAATTATTATCATTCGGATTACCGGTTGATAAAACCAGTTTGATGTTGTTCCAGTTCTCACCGCTTGTTTGATACACATTCGCATTCATTTCAAGTTGCAGCTTGCTCACCACATCTTTCACACGGATATTATAAGTAGGATACCAGCCAGCTTTTTGCACGAGATAAGTTATTTCAAACGGAACGGTTGCTGTTTCCTTTACATCAACGAGAATGACAATTTCATTGGTAGAGAGATCGATCTTTCTGCTCATTTCTGCCAGTTGATTCGAAAGTTTGTTTCGTTCCTTGTTCATCTCTTCGATCTCTTTTTGCAACGTCAGTTCTTGTTTCAATACTTCGGTTAATCGTGTTCTTTGAAAATCGAGTGATTGTCTTAATTCTTCTGGCTTCAATGTAACAGTTGATCCTGCTATCTGCTGGTTCTTGATCAGCATTGCTTCTTCCTGTTTAAATACTTCCAGCACTTTAGATGTAAGACTGATCTTGTCATTCAGCTGAAAGAATTTCTCTTGCGTTGTTTTGATCTCTTCCCGTACTTCCTGTTCTTTTAAATAATCACGTTGAACACGCACCGATAAAATAGTGAGTCTGCCATCGGCTTTCACCTGCACACTTTGCTTTTCAATATCGGTGGAGATACCGGTGAACACGATCTCCTGCTTACCTGCAGAGATGGATTGTTTCACGGTTCGCTTTACCTGTGCCCCTTTCGTAAACACAGTTACCTGTTCCATTTTTGTTTCAACAGGAACACGTTTTACTGATTGAGCAACTACTGTAATTGGAAGAACATAAAGAAGAAATTGCAGCCATTTCGTTTTCATAAACAATTGTTTTATGAACGATGGATGCAGGAAAAAGGACAATTACATAACCTAAACACAAGCCTTGTTAAACAACAAAATACTTTAGCTGAATTTAATTCGTTAAACCAACATGAACAAAGTTAAAAAAGTCAGCCTTGGCTTTATTCTAATAATACTAGGTTGCAGTTCTCAAAAAGAAAACGAGTTCCAATTTTACCCGAATTTAAACGATACTTCTTTGCATAAGAAACAGTTGTTAAATTTCCGACGATCCCTATATGGCTATTTTGATTTACCAGATATCACTGTGGGAACTTCTGACTCACTGGAAATAAGGATTTGGCCCAATCATGCATTCGATATCACCAAAAATGTCTTAATTTTTAAATTAGGTAATGGTACAGCCAGTGGCCACCATTACAACTCTTTTATGTTACCAATTACTAATGCTGATGGAAATGTATTTACCCTAACTGATTTAACAGGGCTGGGCGACAGTGTATTTGTTGTAAAAAAGATTGTACCGTATTGCGGCTGGAAACTGTTTCGTGACAGCATAAATTATTTCAGCTTATTGCAGTTACCCACCCAAGGAGACATTAAAAACTTTAAAATAAAGCCAGTACTTGATGGTTATGGCTATGATTTCGAGATTGCAACGCCACATTCATATCGATACATCTCTTACTGGTTACCCCAGATTTACGATTATAAAGAGTGTCAGAAAATCGTTGGACTTGTTGAAATGCTCAAACGTCAATTAGGAGATAATTTCAGTTGGCCACTAAATAAAAAAGTCCCGACAAAAAATTGACGGGACTTGCAAAACTTATCTAAATCTGTTTACACAGCTTCGCTTCCTTCAATCAGTACTGTTACTTTATTGTTCAGCACTTCTACAAAACCACCCTGGATCTTAAACAGTTCGTTACGGTTTTTTTCAACCAGTATCTTTAACTGTCCGGCTTTCAACGCACTTACTAACGGAGCATGGTTATCCAATACTTCAAAGCTACCGTCGATACCCGGCAACTGTACACCAATTACATCGCCGCTGTATGTCTTTCCGAGTGGAGTTAATATTTCTAAATTCATACAATTTTCAAATTAGTTATCCTTTTGCTGCTGCCATTAACTTCTTACCTTTTTCGATGGCATCTTCAATTGTACCAACGAGGTTGAATGATGCTTCAGGATATTCATCCACTTCACCATCCATGATCATATTGAAACCACGGATTGTGTCTTCGATACTTACGAATACACCCTTCAAACCGGTAAATGCTTCTGCAACGTGGAATGGCTGCGAAAGGAAACGCTGTACTTTACGTGCACGGAATACAGTCATTTTATCTTCTTCACTCAATTCATCCATACCAAGGATGGCGATGATATCCTGCAGTTCCTTGTAACGCTGAAGGATCAACTTCACACGGTTAGCAGTTTTATAATGTGCATCACCTACAATTGCAGGAGTAAGGATACGTGAAGTAGATTCCAACGGACTTACCGCCGGATAGATACCAAGATCGGCGATCTTACGATCCAATACCGTAGTAGCATCCAAGTGAGCGAAAGTTGTTGCAGGTGCCGGATCGGTCAAATCATCCGCAGGTACATATACCGCCTGTACAGAGGTAATTGAACCGTTACGTGTTGAAGTAATACGCTCCTGCATCAATCCCATTTCAGTTGCAAGCGTTGGTTGGTAACCTACCGCTGAAGGCATACGGCCCAACAACGCTGATACCTCAGAACCGGCTTGTGTGAAACGGAAGATATTATCAACGAAGAACAAGATATCTTTTCCTTTGCCTGTACCATCTCCATCACGGAAATACTCAGCAATTGTCAAACCTGAAAGAGCCACACGAGCACGTGCACCTGGAGGTTCGTTCATTTGTCCGAATACGAAGGTTGCTTTTGATTCTTTCAATCCTTCCATATCCACTTTGCTCAAATCCCATCCACCTTCTTCCATGCTGTGCTTGAAAGCATCACCATAGTTCATAATGCCTGCTTCGATCATTTCACGCAACAGATCATTTCCTTCACGGGTACGCTCACCTACACCGGCAAATACCGACAAACCACCGTAACCTTTTGCAATATTGTTGATCAATTCCTGAATCAATACCGTTTTACCTACACCGGCACCACCAAACAAACCGATCTTACCACCTTTTACATATGGCTCGATCAGGTCAATTACTTTGATACCTGTAAACAGGATCTCGTTGGTTGTACTCAAATGTTCAAATGCAGG
It encodes the following:
- a CDS encoding TonB-dependent receptor; translated protein: MAKQFSVIHYNKSFLLILTKRFVVVTVLSFLFVLPTIAQVTSAGIRGTVKAENGEELEKITVQAIHEPTRSIYTTASQKGGTYNLPNLKSGGPYTLIFSYIGFAGDTLTDIQLSLGNTETINTVLQPLATTLDDIIIRSNKKIIRRTGAGTSISKSQIENFPTISRSLQDFTRLSPQANGNSLSGTNYRYNNLSIDGAALNDAFGFTEPASGAGGSLASGTPGGLAKTQPISLEAIQEVQVEVSPYTVTLGNFTGGSINAVTRSGTNQFSGSTFFSGRNQWLTGPTADAKRQRIENFSDYQTGFRLGGPIVKNKLFYFTAIEIARRNEPVAFAPGSDGSAIPFALAKALYDTVLSRYNYDLGSYEDVTLKINSDKFFMKLDWNVNSVHKLSIRHNYVQAFADNNERSANILNFGSQGFRHNSKTHSAVFEAKSNFSDRLSNNLIIGFTNTKDERQIKGDLFPHIEITYNTANTIYLGAYREAAVYGLNLKTLELTDNLTFYRRKQTITIGTHNEFYNIDYRFLTAFNGRWAYRSVDDFYADKPSRIRGVYNLQNNDYEFNRNNPSASFRVFLLSQYIQDEIAVTKNLRVTAGIRFDFTAYPDRPNVNPDVTKTKGFENFSNSNNPYPQIAPRIGFNWNINGTQQLVVRGGSGIFNGRMPFAWLAYPYYNSGTTYGNVDFRPTTNVPLINDVSQIAATYQPGIREINLLDNNYKLPQVFRNSLGIDFKTENGWSISAEAVYTKTLNDVLYKTINLKDSTASLTGAGDNRTVYLGNGNAQKLNPSFTNVFLLTNTNQGYRYQLSVTAGKRIKAFQFFTAYTYGVSKDVSNGVRVSPQANWEFNQTILPNAPQLSYSNFDLRHRSISNLQYNQKWKHSSVNVIFVYTLQSGSPFTYTYIGDINRDGSPNNDLIYIPRNQIESNLVDIKDAAGTIVTTAAAQWEQLNNYIERDRYLRKRRGQYAERNGARTPWNQQLDMKVTYSIQLGSEEQKHTLGFSLDVFNLSNLISRNWGRQYYVPNILNSSYQLLTVARVNSSLQPELNFSNPQTTAWQYDALISRAQGLFSIRYSF
- a CDS encoding inorganic phosphate transporter; its protein translation is MTILLFLAVLLLTYANGANDNFKGTATLWGSGTLNYKQALLLATLFTFAGSICSYFLANGLVKNFSGKGLVPDEILQTKEFVLAVAGGTGITILLATFLGFPVSTTHGLVGALVGAGIVAAGSKVDLSVLGKTFFLPLLFSPLIAILITGILHKIISTTKKTDYTVAGLSITGNGSFLNPLHYVSAGVVSFARGLNDTPKLISLLLLSTYFSMPINFLLLAVVMAIGGLINARKIAETMSKKITRLSPQQGLLANMVTGTMVIMASKFGLPVSTTHVSVGSIYGIGLSAKTADNKEIAKIGLSWLLTLPIAAIISATIYFIISYIN
- the arsM gene encoding arsenosugar biosynthesis arsenite methyltransferase ArsM; protein product: MSTTYLETTKNVYKEAAENPQVGLCCTTTPIWQLPGLDIPVRMQQMNYGCGSTVHPRDLVKNPRILYVGVGGGMELLQFAYFSRQLNGVIGVDVVDEMLQASRDNFVEAERLNPWFRSEFVDLRKGDALNLPVEDNSIDVAAQNCLFNIFKQEELKLALEEMYRVLKPRGRLVMSDPTCEQDIPENLREDERLRALCLSGSLPLWDYVKMITDAGFGTVEIRAKRPYRILDPKNYDTNELLFIESVEVCAIKDPMPADGPCVFTGKTAIYFGNEECFDDDNGHVLLPNQPLAVCDKTAAALASLNREDIYISGSTWFYDGGGCC
- a CDS encoding TIGR04282 family arsenosugar biosynthesis glycosyltransferase, producing the protein MTKKAIIVFVKNPEPGKVKTRLAKDIGDAAAVDVYRQLLRHTHDVLVPVSAGKFIFYADEINRLDLWETNSFYKQLQHGNDLGERMQHAFSFLFELGYERVLIIGSDCPQLSTVHLNHAFELLETHDVCIGPVDDGGYYLLGLRAVHLPFFSNKAWSTDSVYSSTINDATEAGLTVAVTEQLRDVDTLTDWEELKELLDYQKASPIVK
- a CDS encoding BamA/TamA family outer membrane protein, with amino-acid sequence MRFIFSAVIVFFFTANVFSQDSSRKNKPRRLTAFPVVFYSPETSVAVGGFAAYTFRNKKDTAQRYPSQVQFGAAYTFNKQLLLYAPFRIYTPGSKFTAYGEIGYYKYSYYFFGIGNDQPADYKELYKVNYPRVRLNVLRKINPKLYAGLRYWLEDYRVVETEPGKQLSSGTIEGSTRSFISGIGPALNYDTRDNIFYAGSGVFVDAGAQFYGNATGSNYQYNRYTLDASTYLSTKRKNVWAFNLFADMVDGNVPFSQLALLGGNKKMRGFYEGRYRDKNLLAAGTEYRFKIYKRFGGTVFANAGAVNDQLKNMAEKIRTTYGAGLRFALNPAEKINLRLDAGFGKNSTAFYFTIGEAF
- a CDS encoding VOC family protein, translating into MKRIISGIQQVGIGVTNADEAFIWYNKHFGTDVVVFKDAARAELMKRYTGGEGHERYAILALNMQGGGGFEIWEYRSRKSQPAAFEVQLGDTGIFVIKIKCKNVKAAYAEYQKAGLNLLSAPKENPGGIESFFLKDPYGNIFEVMADENWFSDTGRHTGGVCGVTIGVISIAKAIPFYEKVLGYDKQLFLDEGHYDEFSNIPGGQHNFKRVMLGHTRKQEGAFSKLLGPTYVELIEVTDRTPKQIFENRLWGDQGYIHVCFDINGYEEHERICNENGFPFTVDSANSFDMGEAAGHFSYNEDPDGTWIEYVETHRVPILKKIGWYLNLKNRKPEKPLPNWMVKSLSFSRVKV
- a CDS encoding TIGR04283 family arsenosugar biosynthesis glycosyltransferase, translating into MISVIIPVYNEEQTIAALVTYLKQHGGSLLEEIIVCDAASTDATKDEAAKAGATVVVSPQKGRGAQLNYGASRASGSVFYFVHADVFPPQSFAADIQQAIRDGFALGRYRTKFNSNKWFLSINAWFTRFDWFICYGGDQTLFITKELFQSTGGYRNDMRVMEDYEFVKRARQQGRYKILRKSALISARKYDKNSWWKVQTAHRKIIAMYRKGASQEEMAVAYKRLLNW